From Anas platyrhynchos isolate ZD024472 breed Pekin duck chromosome 16, IASCAAS_PekinDuck_T2T, whole genome shotgun sequence, a single genomic window includes:
- the LIF gene encoding leukemia inhibitory factor isoform X1, protein MWECHGAPRGDGRRGSPGRGAGEGRGGGEAGRPSPRGVGAGLGGIPAGSLKSPLSRPPPPPTGVVPFVALLLLQRRPVAGRALLVNGPGCPGNSLCRANVHEQTRKQVALLNATAQDLFSLYLKCQGEPFSSESEKLCNPGGIFFPAFHVNRTSEKKEVMVAMYKLFAFLNASLGNITRDQEELNPTAKELLDRLHNTTKTTRGLISNLTCLLCKNYNVFQVDVSYGESSKGKSTFKKKQQGCQVLRKYVQVIAQAARILLPHLSPA, encoded by the exons ATGTGGGAatgccacggggcgccccgcggggaCGGGAGGCGGGGGAGCCCCGGCCGGGGGGCAGGTGAGGGGCGAGGGGGAGGCGAAGCGGGGAGACCCTCGCCTCGTGGGGTCGGTGCCGGGTTGGGGGGGATCCCCGCGGGGTCGCTGAAGTCGCCTCtatcccgtccccccccccctcccacagGCGTCGTGCCCTTCgtggccctgctcctgctgcagcggAGGCCGGTGGCCGGCCGGGCGCTGCTGGTGAACGGCCCTGGCTGCCCCGGGAACAGCCTGTGCCGTGCCAACGTCCACGAGCAGACCCGCAAGCAGGTCGCCCTGCTCAACGCCACCGCCCAGGACCTCTTCAGCCTCTAC ctgaaGTGCCAGGGCGAGCCGTTCAGCAGCGAGAGCGAGAAGCTCTGCAACCCCGGCGGCATCTTCTTCCCGGCCTTCCACGTCAACCGGACGAGCGAGAAGAAGGAGGTGATGGTGGCCATGTACAAGCTCTTCGCCTTCCTCAACGCCTCGCTGGGGAACATCACCCGCGACCAGGAGGAGCTCAACCCCACCGCCAAAGAGCTCCTGGACCGGCTCCACAACACCACCAAAACCACGCGGGGCCTCATCTCCAACCTCACCTGCCTCCTCTGCAAGAACTACAACGTCTTCCAGGTGGACGTGAGCTACGGGGAGAGCAGCAAGGGCAAGAGCACCTTCAAGAagaagcagcagggctgccaggTGCTCAGGAAATACGTGCAGGTCATCGCCCAGGCGGCTCGCATCCTGCTACCTCATCTCAGCCCCGCGTGA
- the LIF gene encoding leukemia inhibitory factor isoform X3, whose amino-acid sequence MKFIPAGVVPFVALLLLQRRPVAGRALLVNGPGCPGNSLCRANVHEQTRKQVALLNATAQDLFSLYLKCQGEPFSSESEKLCNPGGIFFPAFHVNRTSEKKEVMVAMYKLFAFLNASLGNITRDQEELNPTAKELLDRLHNTTKTTRGLISNLTCLLCKNYNVFQVDVSYGESSKGKSTFKKKQQGCQVLRKYVQVIAQAARILLPHLSPA is encoded by the exons ATGAAGTTCATTCCAGcag GCGTCGTGCCCTTCgtggccctgctcctgctgcagcggAGGCCGGTGGCCGGCCGGGCGCTGCTGGTGAACGGCCCTGGCTGCCCCGGGAACAGCCTGTGCCGTGCCAACGTCCACGAGCAGACCCGCAAGCAGGTCGCCCTGCTCAACGCCACCGCCCAGGACCTCTTCAGCCTCTAC ctgaaGTGCCAGGGCGAGCCGTTCAGCAGCGAGAGCGAGAAGCTCTGCAACCCCGGCGGCATCTTCTTCCCGGCCTTCCACGTCAACCGGACGAGCGAGAAGAAGGAGGTGATGGTGGCCATGTACAAGCTCTTCGCCTTCCTCAACGCCTCGCTGGGGAACATCACCCGCGACCAGGAGGAGCTCAACCCCACCGCCAAAGAGCTCCTGGACCGGCTCCACAACACCACCAAAACCACGCGGGGCCTCATCTCCAACCTCACCTGCCTCCTCTGCAAGAACTACAACGTCTTCCAGGTGGACGTGAGCTACGGGGAGAGCAGCAAGGGCAAGAGCACCTTCAAGAagaagcagcagggctgccaggTGCTCAGGAAATACGTGCAGGTCATCGCCCAGGCGGCTCGCATCCTGCTACCTCATCTCAGCCCCGCGTGA
- the LIF gene encoding leukemia inhibitory factor isoform X4 has protein sequence MATRPGVVPFVALLLLQRRPVAGRALLVNGPGCPGNSLCRANVHEQTRKQVALLNATAQDLFSLYLKCQGEPFSSESEKLCNPGGIFFPAFHVNRTSEKKEVMVAMYKLFAFLNASLGNITRDQEELNPTAKELLDRLHNTTKTTRGLISNLTCLLCKNYNVFQVDVSYGESSKGKSTFKKKQQGCQVLRKYVQVIAQAARILLPHLSPA, from the exons ATGGCGACACGCCCAG GCGTCGTGCCCTTCgtggccctgctcctgctgcagcggAGGCCGGTGGCCGGCCGGGCGCTGCTGGTGAACGGCCCTGGCTGCCCCGGGAACAGCCTGTGCCGTGCCAACGTCCACGAGCAGACCCGCAAGCAGGTCGCCCTGCTCAACGCCACCGCCCAGGACCTCTTCAGCCTCTAC ctgaaGTGCCAGGGCGAGCCGTTCAGCAGCGAGAGCGAGAAGCTCTGCAACCCCGGCGGCATCTTCTTCCCGGCCTTCCACGTCAACCGGACGAGCGAGAAGAAGGAGGTGATGGTGGCCATGTACAAGCTCTTCGCCTTCCTCAACGCCTCGCTGGGGAACATCACCCGCGACCAGGAGGAGCTCAACCCCACCGCCAAAGAGCTCCTGGACCGGCTCCACAACACCACCAAAACCACGCGGGGCCTCATCTCCAACCTCACCTGCCTCCTCTGCAAGAACTACAACGTCTTCCAGGTGGACGTGAGCTACGGGGAGAGCAGCAAGGGCAAGAGCACCTTCAAGAagaagcagcagggctgccaggTGCTCAGGAAATACGTGCAGGTCATCGCCCAGGCGGCTCGCATCCTGCTACCTCATCTCAGCCCCGCGTGA
- the LIF gene encoding leukemia inhibitory factor isoform X2 gives MWECHGAPRGDGRRGSPGRGAGVVPFVALLLLQRRPVAGRALLVNGPGCPGNSLCRANVHEQTRKQVALLNATAQDLFSLYLKCQGEPFSSESEKLCNPGGIFFPAFHVNRTSEKKEVMVAMYKLFAFLNASLGNITRDQEELNPTAKELLDRLHNTTKTTRGLISNLTCLLCKNYNVFQVDVSYGESSKGKSTFKKKQQGCQVLRKYVQVIAQAARILLPHLSPA, from the exons ATGTGGGAatgccacggggcgccccgcggggaCGGGAGGCGGGGGAGCCCCGGCCGGGGGGCAG GCGTCGTGCCCTTCgtggccctgctcctgctgcagcggAGGCCGGTGGCCGGCCGGGCGCTGCTGGTGAACGGCCCTGGCTGCCCCGGGAACAGCCTGTGCCGTGCCAACGTCCACGAGCAGACCCGCAAGCAGGTCGCCCTGCTCAACGCCACCGCCCAGGACCTCTTCAGCCTCTAC ctgaaGTGCCAGGGCGAGCCGTTCAGCAGCGAGAGCGAGAAGCTCTGCAACCCCGGCGGCATCTTCTTCCCGGCCTTCCACGTCAACCGGACGAGCGAGAAGAAGGAGGTGATGGTGGCCATGTACAAGCTCTTCGCCTTCCTCAACGCCTCGCTGGGGAACATCACCCGCGACCAGGAGGAGCTCAACCCCACCGCCAAAGAGCTCCTGGACCGGCTCCACAACACCACCAAAACCACGCGGGGCCTCATCTCCAACCTCACCTGCCTCCTCTGCAAGAACTACAACGTCTTCCAGGTGGACGTGAGCTACGGGGAGAGCAGCAAGGGCAAGAGCACCTTCAAGAagaagcagcagggctgccaggTGCTCAGGAAATACGTGCAGGTCATCGCCCAGGCGGCTCGCATCCTGCTACCTCATCTCAGCCCCGCGTGA